One genomic segment of Brevibacillus laterosporus LMG 15441 includes these proteins:
- a CDS encoding ABC transporter permease, producing MGQVIRLFQDYLSQYFKVKLSYRANFIVELLSNIVSELLNLVFILVVFTHVPNIQGWTMYEIIFIYGYFLVPYALFTMFFGFWDFNERYIIRGEMDRILTRPVNHLAQISLESISPDRIFGVLTGLLIMLYAGWKLQLTISWYDPIIFILLVLSSTLIYGGVYTAIASVSFYSDSRTGIAPMIWNIQNYGRYPVDIYNNAIAILLKWILPFAFVGFYPSAYFLKKEDLYGYTMLTPVMGIIFFTLGILIWNQGVKKYSGAGS from the coding sequence ATGGGGCAAGTTATACGTTTGTTTCAAGATTATCTCAGCCAGTATTTTAAAGTAAAACTGTCGTATCGGGCCAACTTCATCGTTGAATTGCTGTCCAATATCGTAAGTGAACTGTTAAATCTGGTATTCATTTTAGTTGTATTTACACATGTTCCAAACATTCAGGGCTGGACGATGTATGAGATTATTTTTATTTATGGATACTTTTTAGTTCCATATGCCTTGTTTACGATGTTTTTTGGTTTTTGGGATTTTAATGAGCGCTATATTATCAGAGGAGAGATGGATCGCATCTTGACGCGGCCAGTCAATCATTTGGCGCAAATTTCGTTGGAATCCATTTCACCAGATCGTATATTTGGAGTTCTGACGGGGCTGTTAATTATGCTGTATGCAGGATGGAAGCTACAGCTTACAATCTCCTGGTACGATCCCATTATCTTTATCCTGTTAGTATTGAGTAGTACCTTGATCTACGGAGGTGTTTATACTGCAATAGCATCCGTGAGCTTTTATAGCGACTCACGTACGGGAATTGCTCCTATGATCTGGAATATTCAAAACTATGGGCGATATCCAGTAGACATTTACAACAATGCAATCGCAATTTTATTGAAATGGATTTTGCCATTCGCATTTGTAGGCTTCTATCCTTCAGCTTATTTTTTGAAAAAAGAGGATTTATATGGGTACACAATGCTAACGCCTGTGATGGGAATCATCTTTTTTACCTTAGGGATTTTAATCTGGAACCAAGGGGTTAAAAAATATAGCGGTGCAGGCTCGTGA
- a CDS encoding ECF transporter S component, which produces MQGKTSHTIQRQRLRKLVTIPMLSAIAFLLYYLEFHVPLMPTFLKLDFSTVPAIIGGLVFGPAAGVLIEVLKNGLHLLLKNTDGFIIGEIANTLAGGSFVFLAVYTQRLYKNKVGFVLGLSAGTLVMTVIMAMANYFLLLPFYAVLYSISIEQLLQMFHMESLWSMILLGIVPFNIIKGVLLSLIAYPVFVKMSARLGLLVTNPASPSKPVIS; this is translated from the coding sequence ATGCAAGGAAAAACAAGTCACACGATTCAAAGACAGCGTCTGAGAAAGCTAGTTACAATCCCTATGCTTTCAGCCATTGCGTTTCTTTTGTACTATCTGGAGTTTCATGTGCCGTTGATGCCGACTTTTTTAAAGCTTGATTTTAGTACGGTGCCAGCCATTATTGGCGGGCTTGTCTTTGGCCCAGCAGCGGGAGTACTCATTGAAGTCTTAAAGAATGGCTTGCATCTTCTGCTAAAAAACACAGATGGTTTTATTATTGGAGAAATTGCGAATACGCTGGCAGGCGGTAGCTTTGTGTTTTTGGCTGTTTATACACAGCGTTTATATAAAAATAAAGTCGGTTTTGTTTTGGGGCTATCGGCAGGTACGCTTGTTATGACAGTGATTATGGCTATGGCAAACTACTTTTTATTGTTACCTTTCTATGCGGTACTCTACTCAATTTCGATAGAGCAATTACTGCAGATGTTCCATATGGAAAGTCTGTGGAGCATGATCTTGCTTGGTATTGTACCTTTTAACATTATCAAAGGTGTCTTGCTGTCGTTGATTGCTTACCCGGTATTTGTCAAAATGTCTGCACGACTTGGCTTACTAGTCACCAATCCTGCTTCGCCAAGTAAACCAGTTATTTCGTAA
- a CDS encoding IS3 family transposase (programmed frameshift): MPPKKGQVFTRYSEEIKKEAVRLRVEDQWSYAMIRKKLGIKSDAQIIAWVQKHQNGESFVDYRGRWNKKHFSSVEEENAYLKAQVEYPKKAQSKSSWGGKLDKQARFRTIEKMSQTYSITTLCKIAEVSRAGYYKWKSALGYRQIQFELEANLKEHILAIHRLRPIFGYKRMRTALLKEGFLVNHKKVRRLMRELEIRSVIRKKRPFAGRKPSVVFPNVLNREFTAETILKKFVTDITYIRVGHDFVYLSVVLDLYNNEVVAWDMSSRNDLQLVLDTIKHLNAQGAILHSDQGFQYTTKSYKILLEEKQLIGSHSRRGNCFDNACVESFFSHLKTEKLYLEKPASQMEARKLITEYINFYNQERFQKKLGDLSPVEYREAIAA; the protein is encoded by the exons ATGCCACCAAAAAAAGGACAAGTCTTTACTCGCTATAGCGAAGAAATTAAAAAGGAAGCTGTGCGCCTACGGGTCGAAGACCAGTGGAGCTATGCCATGATCAGAAAAAAACTGGGAATTAAAAGTGATGCCCAAATCATCGCGTGGGTTCAGAAGCACCAAAACGGAGAATCATTTGTGGACTATCGGGGGCGCTGGAATAAGAAGCATTTCAGCAGCGTAGAAGAGGAAAACGCCTACCTGAAAGCGCAGGTGGAATATC CTAAAAAAGCTCAATCCAAATCTTCATGGGGAGGGAAGTTGGATAAGCAAGCCCGATTTAGGACCATCGAAAAAATGAGTCAGACCTACTCCATCACGACACTATGTAAAATTGCGGAAGTATCACGTGCTGGTTACTACAAGTGGAAATCGGCTTTAGGATATCGACAGATTCAATTTGAGCTGGAAGCCAATCTAAAAGAACATATTCTTGCTATTCATCGACTTCGTCCTATTTTCGGCTATAAACGCATGCGAACAGCCCTTCTCAAAGAAGGGTTCTTGGTTAACCACAAAAAGGTGCGTAGGCTTATGCGAGAGCTGGAGATTCGCTCTGTCATCCGTAAGAAACGCCCCTTTGCGGGGCGAAAACCATCCGTTGTCTTTCCGAATGTTCTCAACCGAGAATTTACAGCAGAAACGATTTTGAAGAAATTTGTAACAGACATTACCTATATTCGAGTTGGTCATGATTTTGTCTATTTATCAGTCGTTTTAGACCTTTATAACAACGAAGTTGTCGCATGGGACATGTCATCTCGCAACGATCTACAACTCGTTTTGGACACGATAAAGCATTTGAATGCACAAGGGGCCATTTTGCATTCTGATCAGGGATTCCAATACACAACAAAGTCTTACAAGATATTACTTGAAGAGAAACAGCTCATTGGAAGCCATTCAAGAAGGGGAAATTGTTTTGATAACGCCTGCGTGGAATCGTTCTTCTCACATTTGAAAACAGAGAAACTTTACCTTGAAAAACCAGCAAGTCAAATGGAGGCTCGAAAACTGATCACGGAATATATCAATTTTTATAACCAAGAACGTTTTCAGAAAAAACTTGGCGATCTCTCCCCGGTAGAGTACCGTGAAGCGATCGCCGCATAA
- a CDS encoding HAD family hydrolase, with the protein MHKSEVYTVLFDFDGTIADTLPAIFTAIRHTFYTFLQEEYSDQQIMELFGPPEAGIIKNKIPSERYEEALQCFYDKYVDEHRGLVTPAPLLTMLEALKQAGIQMGIITGKGRRSADLSLEALKLTDYFQIVIAGDEVTNHKPHPEGILHAMQQLQAYPEHTLYVGDSQADVTAARAAGICAVGVNWFSASQSNGIFDPSPDVLFTEPAMMMEWLLKRWNIGSN; encoded by the coding sequence ATGCATAAGTCCGAAGTATATACCGTACTGTTTGATTTTGATGGAACGATTGCTGATACATTACCAGCCATTTTTACAGCCATTCGCCATACCTTTTATACGTTTCTGCAAGAGGAGTATTCTGATCAGCAGATTATGGAATTATTCGGGCCGCCGGAAGCTGGAATTATCAAAAACAAGATTCCGTCTGAGAGATATGAGGAAGCTCTTCAGTGCTTTTATGACAAATATGTAGATGAACACCGCGGGCTAGTAACCCCTGCACCGCTGCTCACTATGCTGGAAGCTTTAAAGCAAGCGGGTATTCAGATGGGAATTATTACGGGGAAAGGCAGAAGGAGTGCCGATCTTTCGCTTGAGGCATTAAAACTGACCGATTATTTTCAAATTGTCATAGCAGGCGACGAAGTCACAAATCATAAGCCGCATCCTGAAGGCATTCTTCATGCAATGCAACAGCTCCAAGCCTACCCGGAACATACTCTTTATGTAGGAGACAGCCAAGCTGATGTCACCGCGGCTAGAGCTGCCGGCATTTGTGCGGTTGGTGTAAATTGGTTCTCTGCATCGCAAAGCAATGGGATTTTTGATCCTTCTCCCGATGTATTATTTACAGAGCCTGCGATGATGATGGAATGGCTGTTAAAAAGATGGAATATAGGCAGTAACTAA
- a CDS encoding winged helix-turn-helix domain-containing protein: MANVIKEVFEITDPEALKSFAVPERVKILQLFEDLEPRTAKQIATELGENAARLHYHVKELVKVGLLQQVDTRVKGSIVEKYYQPIAKVIRANLHLVVEENAQQLSEIMFSPLHATEQELLYTMNHLAASDIDKRKDYQDTFAYNFGNLHLTKEERNQLFSEMKDLYQRYKDNKPSADRLNFHYLNLLFPTSPRQDDPDNAEFVDDDE, from the coding sequence ATGGCTAACGTGATAAAAGAAGTATTTGAAATAACAGATCCTGAGGCACTTAAATCCTTCGCTGTGCCTGAAAGAGTTAAAATTTTACAGCTTTTTGAAGACCTAGAGCCTCGAACTGCAAAGCAAATTGCTACTGAACTAGGAGAAAACGCGGCACGGCTACATTACCACGTTAAGGAATTGGTAAAAGTCGGTCTGTTACAACAAGTGGATACCCGTGTAAAAGGCTCCATTGTGGAAAAATACTATCAGCCAATTGCAAAAGTCATCAGGGCTAATTTGCACCTCGTTGTGGAGGAAAATGCTCAGCAATTAAGTGAAATCATGTTCTCTCCGTTACATGCGACTGAACAAGAGCTGCTTTATACCATGAATCATCTGGCTGCCTCTGACATCGATAAACGAAAGGACTATCAAGACACCTTTGCATACAACTTTGGGAATTTACATTTGACAAAGGAAGAACGTAATCAGCTTTTTAGTGAAATGAAGGATCTCTACCAGCGTTATAAAGACAACAAGCCGTCAGCCGATCGTCTAAACTTTCATTACCTAAATCTGCTTTTCCCGACTTCACCGCGTCAAGATGATCCAGATAACGCTGAATTCGTAGACGATGATGAATAA
- the bcp gene encoding thioredoxin-dependent thiol peroxidase, whose product MLEVGQIAPTFKKPANNGQTINLEDYRGKNVVLYFYPKDSTPGCTTEACDFRDYHAEFSTLNTVVLGVSPDSVTSHDKFIAKHELPFPLIADEDHSVAEAYGVWVLKKMYGREYMGIERSTFILDTEGKIAQIYPKVKVKDHVQQVVAYIKEHLV is encoded by the coding sequence ATGTTGGAAGTCGGTCAAATAGCACCAACTTTTAAGAAACCTGCAAATAATGGACAAACGATAAACCTAGAGGATTATCGCGGCAAAAACGTCGTGCTTTATTTTTATCCAAAGGACTCTACGCCTGGATGTACGACGGAAGCATGTGATTTCCGGGATTACCATGCTGAATTTTCCACTCTTAATACAGTAGTGCTTGGGGTAAGTCCGGATAGCGTTACCTCCCATGATAAATTTATTGCAAAACACGAATTGCCGTTTCCTTTAATTGCGGATGAAGACCATAGTGTTGCAGAAGCGTACGGAGTGTGGGTACTCAAAAAAATGTACGGCCGAGAGTATATGGGTATTGAGCGTTCCACTTTTATTTTAGATACAGAAGGCAAGATTGCACAGATATACCCTAAAGTTAAAGTAAAGGATCATGTGCAGCAAGTAGTAGCATACATAAAAGAACATCTAGTCTAA
- a CDS encoding M42 family metallopeptidase encodes MNLSLSYMIDTFVKLAQIPSPSGNTNQVISWVTEELSKSGVHVERTNKGALLATISGRNNDKHRLLTAHVDTLGAMVKEIKSNGRLKLSMVGGYAWNAIEGEHCQIETATGRIYTGTILTSKASVHVYRDSGKAERTEDLMEVRLDEKVTDAQEVKALGISVGDFVSFDPRTTVTESGFVKSRHLDDKASVAILLGIMKAVQEDKLELPYTTHFLISNNEEIGYGGNSSIPSATVEYLAVDMGAIGTGQTTDEYCVSICAKDSSGPYHYGFRKKLVALADENGLNYQVDIYPYYGSDASAALRAGYDIVHGLIGPGVDASHSHERTHSSAFDNTAKLVMAYILSDELVV; translated from the coding sequence ATGAACTTGTCCCTGTCTTACATGATTGATACATTTGTGAAATTGGCACAAATCCCAAGCCCATCTGGTAACACCAATCAAGTAATTTCCTGGGTAACTGAGGAATTGAGCAAAAGCGGTGTACATGTTGAGCGGACTAATAAAGGGGCATTGTTAGCGACAATATCAGGTCGCAACAATGATAAGCATCGCTTATTAACAGCTCATGTAGATACACTTGGTGCTATGGTGAAAGAAATAAAAAGCAATGGTCGCCTCAAGCTTTCCATGGTGGGTGGCTATGCATGGAATGCGATCGAAGGTGAGCATTGCCAGATTGAAACGGCTACGGGACGCATTTATACAGGAACGATTTTAACCTCTAAAGCATCTGTTCACGTGTATCGCGACAGTGGCAAGGCAGAGCGTACAGAAGATTTGATGGAGGTCAGACTGGATGAAAAGGTGACGGATGCTCAAGAGGTCAAGGCTCTTGGAATTAGCGTTGGTGATTTTGTCTCTTTTGATCCTCGTACGACTGTGACAGAGAGCGGATTCGTGAAATCTCGCCACTTAGATGATAAAGCAAGCGTGGCAATTCTTTTAGGTATAATGAAAGCGGTTCAGGAAGATAAGCTAGAACTGCCGTATACGACACATTTTTTGATCAGTAATAATGAGGAGATTGGGTACGGCGGTAATTCAAGCATTCCGTCAGCTACTGTAGAGTATTTGGCAGTGGATATGGGAGCTATCGGTACGGGCCAAACAACTGATGAATATTGTGTTTCGATCTGCGCCAAGGATTCCTCTGGACCTTATCATTATGGATTCCGTAAGAAATTAGTTGCCTTGGCTGATGAAAACGGACTTAATTATCAGGTTGATATTTATCCGTATTATGGTTCCGATGCTAGTGCTGCACTGCGAGCTGGATATGATATTGTTCATGGATTGATTGGACCTGGTGTAGATGCCTCCCACTCGCATGAGCGTACTCATTCCTCTGCTTTTGATAATACTGCTAAATTAGTCATGGCTTATATTTTATCGGACGAATTGGTAGTATAG
- a CDS encoding class I SAM-dependent methyltransferase, with product MYHWADYYDLTQQGLAGDLAFYEEYAKAAKGEVLELGCGTGRVTIPLAKAGIDMTGLEISREMLEKAVTKAEEAGVVEHLSFIQGDMRQFSLGKKFGLIMIPYRSFLHLLHIQEQMKALRCIREHLQPGGKLVFNVFVPHIKHLYEESEKLTLRGMYPLGDGQEVAMYDFTRYDYFQQVAEVTRSYERLDQNGKMQERVTGRFTLRYVFPTELHHLLRLAGFKVLERYGSFAKAPFDATSTEFIIVASPA from the coding sequence ATGTATCATTGGGCTGACTATTATGATCTCACACAGCAAGGATTAGCAGGAGATTTGGCTTTTTATGAAGAATATGCTAAAGCAGCAAAAGGGGAAGTCTTAGAATTAGGGTGTGGGACTGGACGAGTAACCATTCCGCTTGCTAAGGCCGGCATCGACATGACTGGGCTTGAAATTTCTCGGGAAATGTTGGAAAAGGCCGTAACAAAGGCAGAAGAAGCTGGTGTGGTCGAGCATTTGTCTTTTATTCAAGGGGATATGCGTCAATTCTCCTTAGGAAAAAAGTTTGGCTTAATCATGATACCCTATCGCTCCTTTTTACATTTGCTTCATATTCAGGAACAGATGAAGGCATTGCGCTGCATACGAGAGCATCTTCAGCCTGGTGGTAAGCTAGTCTTTAATGTCTTTGTACCACATATCAAGCATCTCTATGAAGAGAGCGAAAAATTGACGCTTCGTGGCATGTATCCGTTGGGGGATGGACAGGAAGTTGCGATGTATGATTTTACTCGCTACGATTATTTTCAACAAGTAGCAGAAGTAACACGTAGCTATGAACGTCTAGATCAGAATGGAAAAATGCAGGAGCGTGTAACTGGACGCTTTACATTGCGTTACGTCTTCCCGACAGAATTGCATCATTTATTGCGTTTAGCTGGTTTTAAGGTTTTAGAGCGCTACGGTAGCTTTGCAAAAGCTCCATTTGATGCAACTAGTACTGAATTCATTATAGTGGCTAGCCCAGCGTAA
- a CDS encoding cob(I)yrinic acid a,c-diamide adenosyltransferase, translated as MKIYTKTGDKGQTSLVYGVRVPKHAPRVEVYGTCDEANSHVGAAVSFLPKEHKWAELLETFHLIQTKLFHIGAELATPEGKKVGWPIVDEDVDYLEKQIDCLDAKLLPLTNFVLPGGHPAGAALHVARTVVRRAERGATQLMETEPINPTAIKYLNRLSDFLFVAARYVNSQLGESEPNLHE; from the coding sequence ATGAAGATTTATACAAAAACAGGAGACAAAGGTCAAACATCTTTAGTTTATGGCGTACGTGTTCCGAAGCATGCACCACGAGTAGAAGTATATGGAACGTGCGATGAGGCTAACTCGCATGTTGGAGCAGCAGTATCTTTTTTGCCTAAAGAGCACAAGTGGGCTGAGTTGTTAGAAACGTTTCATCTGATCCAAACCAAGTTATTTCATATTGGAGCAGAGCTAGCTACACCTGAAGGAAAAAAGGTAGGTTGGCCTATCGTTGATGAGGACGTAGATTATTTAGAAAAACAAATTGATTGTTTAGATGCGAAGCTACTTCCGCTGACTAATTTTGTTTTGCCAGGAGGTCATCCTGCCGGTGCTGCTCTTCACGTAGCTCGCACGGTAGTTAGACGTGCTGAACGCGGAGCAACACAGCTTATGGAGACAGAACCAATTAACCCAACTGCTATTAAATATTTAAACCGTTTATCAGACTTTTTATTTGTAGCAGCTCGGTATGTTAATAGTCAGTTAGGAGAGAGTGAACCTAATTTACATGAATAA
- a CDS encoding complex I NDUFA9 subunit family protein has protein sequence MKVLITGGSGFVGHGIIAALLEASHEVHCLLRQGSELKMKKLFSKTDHLHLHTGDIFAIDSLRAAMRDCDAVIHLVGIIREQAGKEITFSRIHVEGTHNVLQVAKELAIRRFIFMSALGTRPQAVSGYHQTKYEAEQLVSASGIPYVIFRPSVIFGPGDEFVTMLADLVRLPVTPVIGSGTYLLQPVSRKTVAEVFTQALTNELATNQIYEVGGPHQLSYMQILRHIGHAIGKSHVRTLHVPLWMMKPIVTMMQGFSFFPITTTQLTMLQEGNFCENNEKLYQDFQINKIEFSSGISEYLSQTRTKTR, from the coding sequence GTGAAAGTATTGATAACAGGCGGGTCAGGGTTTGTAGGCCATGGCATAATCGCCGCCTTACTAGAAGCTTCCCATGAGGTACACTGCTTACTTAGACAAGGCTCCGAATTAAAAATGAAAAAATTGTTTTCGAAGACCGATCATCTTCATCTCCATACAGGCGACATTTTTGCGATAGACTCTCTCCGTGCAGCTATGCGAGATTGTGATGCGGTTATTCATTTAGTAGGTATTATAAGAGAACAGGCTGGTAAAGAAATTACTTTCTCCCGCATTCATGTTGAAGGGACACACAATGTACTGCAAGTGGCGAAAGAGCTAGCTATCCGCCGCTTTATATTCATGAGCGCGCTTGGTACACGCCCTCAAGCTGTTAGTGGCTACCATCAGACAAAGTATGAAGCGGAGCAATTGGTGAGCGCATCTGGAATCCCTTATGTGATATTTCGTCCCTCCGTTATTTTTGGTCCAGGCGATGAGTTCGTCACTATGCTGGCTGATTTAGTCCGCCTTCCTGTTACTCCTGTCATTGGAAGTGGTACCTATCTCTTGCAGCCTGTGTCTCGGAAAACAGTAGCAGAGGTGTTTACGCAAGCACTCACTAATGAGCTAGCTACTAATCAGATTTATGAAGTAGGCGGCCCACACCAGCTTTCCTACATGCAAATCCTACGGCACATTGGACATGCGATTGGAAAATCACATGTAAGGACGCTTCATGTACCACTATGGATGATGAAACCTATCGTTACGATGATGCAAGGTTTTTCCTTTTTTCCTATCACCACAACTCAATTAACAATGCTACAAGAAGGTAATTTTTGCGAAAATAATGAAAAATTATACCAAGATTTTCAGATTAACAAAATTGAATTCTCTTCTGGTATATCCGAATACCTTTCACAGACTAGAACGAAGACCAGATAA
- the nth gene encoding endonuclease III — protein sequence MRRLSMKLFLQTLADMFPDAHCELTHSNAFELTIAVLLSAQCTDKKVNQVTEHLFQKYKTPEDYLKVSLEELQDDIRQIGLYKNKAKHIQSLCRLLLEEYGGEVPNKHEELVKLPGVGRKTANVVVSVAFGVPAIAVDTHVERISKRLGFCPDDATPVQVEEILMKKIPKKDWSDTHHRMIFFGRYHCKAQSPQCDICPLEDVCPTRKKARKVNKKPKSVS from the coding sequence ATGCGTCGATTATCCATGAAATTATTTTTACAGACGCTCGCGGATATGTTTCCTGATGCGCATTGTGAGCTTACTCATAGTAACGCGTTTGAGTTGACGATTGCGGTACTGTTGTCAGCGCAGTGTACAGATAAAAAAGTAAACCAAGTGACAGAACACCTATTTCAAAAGTACAAGACCCCAGAAGACTATTTAAAGGTTTCGTTAGAAGAGCTTCAAGACGATATTAGACAAATTGGTCTATACAAAAACAAGGCTAAACACATCCAGTCGCTCTGTCGTCTTTTGTTAGAAGAATACGGAGGAGAAGTGCCTAACAAGCATGAAGAGCTGGTAAAGCTGCCTGGTGTTGGACGGAAAACGGCTAACGTTGTAGTCAGTGTTGCATTTGGGGTGCCTGCTATCGCTGTAGATACACATGTAGAGCGAATATCGAAACGATTGGGCTTCTGTCCTGACGATGCTACTCCTGTTCAGGTAGAAGAAATTCTTATGAAAAAGATTCCCAAGAAGGATTGGTCAGACACTCATCATCGTATGATCTTTTTCGGTCGTTATCACTGCAAGGCACAAAGCCCACAATGTGACATTTGTCCCCTAGAGGATGTATGCCCAACACGTAAGAAAGCTCGAAAAGTAAACAAGAAGCCAAAGAGTGTCAGCTAA
- a CDS encoding Fur family transcriptional regulator yields MMQQVERAVEILKNQGVRMTPQRHAILAYLLETMTHPTADEIYKALEGKFPNMSVATIYNNLRVFKEAGLVRELTYGDASSRFDANVEDEHYHIICSECGAIQDFHFPYLSQVEAAACEQANFHISGHRMEVYGVCQSCQENKPKQ; encoded by the coding sequence ATGATGCAACAAGTCGAGAGAGCTGTCGAGATTTTAAAGAATCAAGGTGTTCGTATGACTCCGCAACGTCATGCCATATTAGCGTATTTACTTGAGACGATGACTCATCCAACTGCTGATGAAATTTATAAAGCATTGGAAGGGAAATTTCCTAATATGAGCGTGGCAACCATCTATAATAACCTGCGAGTATTTAAAGAAGCGGGGTTGGTTCGCGAATTAACATACGGAGATGCTTCCAGTCGATTCGATGCGAATGTAGAAGATGAACATTATCACATTATTTGTTCTGAGTGCGGGGCTATTCAGGATTTTCACTTCCCGTACTTGTCTCAGGTAGAGGCAGCAGCCTGTGAACAAGCTAACTTTCATATTTCTGGGCATCGTATGGAAGTTTATGGTGTATGCCAAAGCTGTCAAGAAAATAAGCCAAAGCAATAA
- a CDS encoding glycosyl hydrolase family 18 protein yields MSIHVETSQRPRRKRRRNRLLPKLLFLVILAVVGYFIWMYVQYGSHQRVIPYDGRQQVIVHKGKAVLQSYQMKEDEVLLPFSFLKEQIDQHLFWDEPSRSVIITTKDKVIQMPSEKLQAFVNKKPVDLRVPVTIIDGEKYVPVSPLEKIYGIHLRKMEGKDIISVENNGDTIQQGQVISEKDKTLPMRLDATKESPIVSDLVDGQKVTILNETNGWYHLLSNEGVLGYLPMDQVKKLDSYQVEVNVDTPKERNTAWKPDGQKLNVVWEQVVNRNPKLDSIPKMSGLHVVAPTWFELKDAKGTVGNKADASYVRWAHREGYKVWAVVSNGFNPDWTKSMLSDFETRQKMITQIVQYANLYQVDGINIDFEDVYLDDKQRFVQFVRELTPYLHEQELTVSVDVTMMHGSDRWSNFLDRKALAEAVDYTMLMAYDEHWGSSPVAGSVASLPWVENGLKQVLTEVPKEKLLLGMPFYTRLWKEVKQDDGSVKVSSRALYMSGAKKWMEERNLKATYDEATGQNYVSYFDKQENATYKMWLEDETSLKKRIEVSKKYDLAGVASWRRGFEEPEIWQHIHSNLN; encoded by the coding sequence ATGAGCATACATGTAGAGACGTCACAACGTCCAAGGCGAAAAAGAAGAAGGAATAGGCTTCTTCCTAAGTTGCTATTTTTGGTCATACTTGCTGTAGTAGGATATTTTATCTGGATGTATGTACAATACGGTAGTCATCAGCGAGTTATTCCATATGATGGGCGCCAACAGGTAATCGTACATAAAGGAAAGGCAGTTTTGCAATCCTATCAAATGAAAGAGGACGAGGTCCTGTTGCCTTTTTCATTTTTAAAGGAACAAATCGACCAGCACTTATTCTGGGATGAACCTAGTCGCTCTGTTATCATTACTACCAAAGATAAAGTTATCCAAATGCCGAGCGAAAAATTACAAGCATTTGTTAATAAAAAACCAGTTGATTTACGTGTGCCTGTCACAATTATTGACGGGGAAAAATACGTTCCGGTTAGCCCGTTAGAAAAAATATATGGTATTCATTTGCGGAAAATGGAAGGCAAAGATATTATTTCAGTGGAAAACAACGGCGATACCATTCAGCAAGGACAGGTTATCTCTGAAAAAGATAAGACATTACCAATGAGATTAGATGCAACTAAAGAAAGTCCCATTGTCTCTGATCTTGTAGACGGTCAAAAGGTAACAATCTTAAACGAAACAAACGGCTGGTATCATCTTTTATCGAATGAAGGGGTCCTTGGTTATTTGCCAATGGATCAGGTTAAGAAATTAGATTCTTATCAGGTAGAAGTGAATGTTGATACTCCAAAGGAAAGAAATACTGCATGGAAGCCGGACGGACAAAAATTAAATGTGGTTTGGGAGCAAGTGGTTAACCGAAATCCTAAATTGGATAGCATCCCTAAAATGTCAGGATTACATGTGGTAGCTCCTACTTGGTTTGAATTAAAAGACGCCAAAGGAACGGTTGGCAATAAAGCAGATGCTTCTTATGTCAGATGGGCTCATCGCGAAGGATATAAAGTATGGGCAGTTGTATCTAATGGATTTAATCCAGACTGGACTAAGTCAATGCTATCTGATTTTGAAACTCGTCAAAAGATGATTACACAGATTGTGCAATATGCTAATCTGTATCAGGTTGACGGGATCAATATCGATTTTGAGGATGTCTATTTAGATGACAAGCAGCGATTTGTTCAATTTGTTCGCGAATTAACGCCATATTTACATGAGCAGGAGTTAACGGTGTCTGTTGATGTTACCATGATGCATGGGAGCGATCGTTGGTCTAATTTCTTAGATCGCAAAGCTTTAGCTGAAGCAGTGGATTACACGATGCTGATGGCTTACGACGAACATTGGGGCTCTAGCCCTGTAGCAGGTTCTGTAGCGTCACTGCCATGGGTAGAGAACGGCTTGAAGCAAGTGTTGACGGAAGTGCCTAAGGAGAAGCTTTTACTAGGTATGCCTTTCTACACCCGTTTATGGAAGGAAGTAAAGCAAGATGATGGCAGTGTAAAGGTGTCCTCACGCGCTTTGTACATGTCGGGGGCTAAAAAGTGGATGGAGGAGCGTAATCTAAAAGCCACTTATGATGAGGCTACTGGACAAAATTATGTGAGCTATTTTGATAAACAAGAAAACGCGACATACAAGATGTGGCTAGAAGATGAGACTTCACTCAAAAAGCGGATTGAGGTTTCCAAAAAATATGATTTGGCAGGAGTTGCCTCATGGCGCCGTGGCTTTGAGGAGCCAGAGATTTGGCAGCATATTCATAGCAATTTAAATTAA